GACAAGACCGAAAGTCTTCATCAAACCACGGATCTGATTGGTCAATTGTGTCGTGATGGCCAGGAGTTGCGTGCGGGCTGCAACCAATGACCGGATCAGCATCGCTTCGAACGACTTGACCCTAACAGCCTTATAGAAGCCGGTTTCGGCAAGTTTGGCCAATCCCTCAGCATCGTTTGCATCGGTCTTGTTCAACGTCTCACCCAGATGAGAACGTCAGTGCAAAAGTGAGCCACGGAAGTGGCGGGATAGTCTTGCTGCGGGCAGAGTAAAACTTTGCCACTTTGGCCCTTTCTGTTTTCAGGGAGGGCGGGGGTATTTTCAGCGTGGAACTTTACAGGAAGGTGCGCCTCGCGCGTCGTGGGGGCATGAGTGAACGTGCGGCAGCGAGCCATTTCGGGATATCGCGTGCGAGCGTGAAGAAGATGATGATGTTCTCGGTCCCGCCCGGCTACCAGCGCACGGCGGATATCAAGCGGCCCAAGCTCGATGGTTTCACGGGCTTCATTGATCAATGGCTGCAAGACGATCTGAAGCGTCCCCGCAAACAGCGCCACACCGCCAAGCGCATCTTTGAACGGCTGCGCGACGAGCACCAGTTTCAAGGCGGTTACACGACGGTAAAGAACTATGTCCGCGAACATGGGCGGCGCAGTCGGGAGATGTTTGTGCCGTTGGCACACGCCCCTGGCAACGCCCAGGCGGATTTCGGCGAAGCTATGGTTGTGATCGGCGGGGTGGAGCAAAAGGCGCATTTCTTTGCGCTGGATCTACCATTCAGTGATGCCTGCTTTGTGCGGGCCTATCCAGCAGCAGTCTCCGAGGCCTGGGTCGATGGCCATGTCCACGCCTTTGCCTTCTTTGGCCGTGTCCCGCTGTCGGTTCTCTACGACAACGACCGATGCCTTGTTGCGAAGATCCTGCCGGACGGATCGCGCAAGCGGACCAAACTGTTTAGCGGGCTGCTGTCACATTACTTCATCCATGATCGTTATGGCCGTCCCGGCAAGGGCAACGATAAAGGCGCCGTCGAGGGTCTTGTCGGATATGCACGGCGCAACTTCATGGTGCCCATCCCTCAGTTTGCGACATGGGAGGCGTTCAATCTTTGGCTGGAAGATAAATGCCGCAAGCGCCAAGCGGATGTCTTGCGCGGGCATAGCGACAACATCGGGCAACGTCTGGCCCGCGATCTTGATGCAATGATGGACCTGCCAGCGTCTCCATTTGATGCTTGTGACCAGGCCAGCGGCCAGGTGAACGCACAATCCCTGGTGCGCTACAAAACCAATGATTACTCGGTGCCGGTTGCCTATGGCCACCGTGACGTCTGGATCCGGGGCTATGTCGATCAGGTTGTCATCGGCTGTGGTGGTGATGTGATTGCGCGCCACCCCCGGTGCTGGGACCGCGAAGACATGGTCTTTGATCCTGTCCACTATCTGCCGCTGCTGGAGCAAAAGACAGGGGCTCTGGATCAGGCTGCCCCATTGGTGGCATGGGAACTGCCAGAGGAATTTGCGACCCTGCGCCGCCTGATGGAAGCCCGGATGATCAAGGCCGGTCGGCGCGAGTATGTGCAGGTCTTGCGGTTGCTGGAAACGTTCGAGATGGCCGACCTGAATGTCGCCGTCAAAAATGCGCTGCGTATGGGGACGATTGGGTTTGACGCCATCAAGCATCTTGTCTTGTGCCAGGTCGAGAAACGGCCACCCAAACTGGATCTGGATGTCTATCCGTATCTGCCAAAGGCCAATGTTGGCACGACGTCAGCGGCCAGCTACATGTCGCTGATGAAGCGGGGGAAAGCGGCATGACACAAGCGCCGCAAATTCTACTGGACCATCGGCTCAAATCTCTCCGCTTGCCAACGGTGCTGCGGGAATATGGCAAGCTGGCCCGCCAATGCGCCACAGAGGGACATGACCATGTTCAGTTCCTCGCACGTTTGGTCGAATTGGAAATGATCGACCGTGAAAGGCGGATGATCGAACGACGCATCAAGGCGGCCAAGTTCCCGGCCGTCAAAAGCCTGGACAGCTTCGAGTTCAAGGCGATCCCGGCTTTGAACAAGATGCAGGTGCTGGAGCTGGCGCGTTGCGAATGGATTGACCGGCGTGAGAATGTTATCGCACTCGGCCCCTCAGGCACTGGCAAGACTCATGTCGCCTTGGGCCTTGGTCTGTCGGCATGCCAGAAAGGCTTGGCTGTTGGTTTTGTCACCGCCGCAGCGCTGGTCCATGAACTGATGGAAGCGCGTGATGAACGCAGGCTCCTGCGGCTTCAAAAGCAGATGGTGGGTTACAGGCTGCTGATCATCGACGAACTGGGCTTTGTGCCGCTGAGCAAAACCGGGGCTGAGCTGTTGTTCGAGCTGATCTCCCAACGTTACGAGCGCGGCTCCACGCTGATTACTAGCAATCTACCATTCGATGAATGGACTGAGACCTTTGGATCAGAACGCTTGACCGGCGCACTGCTCGACCGCCTGACCCACCACGTCAACATCCTTGAGATGAATGGCGAAAGTTACCGCCTTGGACAAAGCAAGGCGCGGCAGGCC
This DNA window, taken from Sulfitobacter pacificus, encodes the following:
- the istA gene encoding IS21 family transposase is translated as MELYRKVRLARRGGMSERAAASHFGISRASVKKMMMFSVPPGYQRTADIKRPKLDGFTGFIDQWLQDDLKRPRKQRHTAKRIFERLRDEHQFQGGYTTVKNYVREHGRRSREMFVPLAHAPGNAQADFGEAMVVIGGVEQKAHFFALDLPFSDACFVRAYPAAVSEAWVDGHVHAFAFFGRVPLSVLYDNDRCLVAKILPDGSRKRTKLFSGLLSHYFIHDRYGRPGKGNDKGAVEGLVGYARRNFMVPIPQFATWEAFNLWLEDKCRKRQADVLRGHSDNIGQRLARDLDAMMDLPASPFDACDQASGQVNAQSLVRYKTNDYSVPVAYGHRDVWIRGYVDQVVIGCGGDVIARHPRCWDREDMVFDPVHYLPLLEQKTGALDQAAPLVAWELPEEFATLRRLMEARMIKAGRREYVQVLRLLETFEMADLNVAVKNALRMGTIGFDAIKHLVLCQVEKRPPKLDLDVYPYLPKANVGTTSAASYMSLMKRGKAA
- the istB gene encoding IS21-like element helper ATPase IstB, whose protein sequence is MTQAPQILLDHRLKSLRLPTVLREYGKLARQCATEGHDHVQFLARLVELEMIDRERRMIERRIKAAKFPAVKSLDSFEFKAIPALNKMQVLELARCEWIDRRENVIALGPSGTGKTHVALGLGLSACQKGLAVGFVTAAALVHELMEARDERRLLRLQKQMVGYRLLIIDELGFVPLSKTGAELLFELISQRYERGSTLITSNLPFDEWTETFGSERLTGALLDRLTHHVNILEMNGESYRLGQSKARQAARET